The Zingiber officinale cultivar Zhangliang chromosome 2A, Zo_v1.1, whole genome shotgun sequence genomic sequence ATTGAGCTTGATGACGCTTTCTTCCCTGCATTCATCGCCGTGCGGCGAGGCTGCCACCACGGACCCCGCCGACTGCGCGCCGGCGCCCGGCCAGGTGGTCTCCTTCTACGCCTCCCTCTATCTCATGGCGCTCGCCCAGGGTTGCCACAAGCCCTGCGTCCAGGCCTTCGGTGCCGACCAGTTCGACGACGACCACCCTGCCGAGCGCGCTGCCAAGAGCTCCTTCTTCAACTGGTGGTACTTCGGCCTCATCGCCGGCGTCCTCGTCGCCAACCTCCTCCTCACCTACATCCAGGACTACGTCAGCTGGGCCCTCGGCTTCGGCATCCCCTGTCTCGCCATGGCCGCCGCCCTCCTCGTCTTCCTCCTCGGCACCAAGACCTATCGCTTATACCCGCTGTACACCAACTCCTCGACGAAATGCCCCGGTGATGGCCGGCGGGGAGACTTGAAGCGGTTGCTCCCGCTGTTACCGATATGGGCGACCTCTCTCCCTTACGCCGTCGTCTTCTCCCAATCGCCGACGCTCTTCACCAAGCAAGGCGCCACCTTGGACCGGCGCCTCGGCCCCAACTTCGAACTCCCGGCGGCGTCGCTCCAAGTCTGCTCCAGTGTCGCCATCATCACCTTCGTCGTGGTCTACGACCGCCTCCTCGTCCCACTCGCCCGGCGCCTCACCAAGCGCCCCTCCGGCATCACCATGCTCCAGAGGATCGGCACTGGGATGTTCATCTCCCTCTTATCTATCGTTGTGTCCGCTTTAGTCGAGATAAAGCGGCTCGAAGTCGCCCGGGAGTCCGACGATGGCGTAGCTCCAATGAGCATGTGGTGGTTGGTTCCGCAGTATGCGCTGTTCGGGGTCGCCGACGTGTTCACCATGATTGGGCTGCAGGAGTTCTTCTACGACCAGGTGCCAGAGGCGTACCGAAGCCTGGGGCTGGGCCTCTACCTGAGCATCTTCGGCGTCGGCAGCTTGCTCAGCGGGGGACTGGTGTCAGCTATCGACAAGATCAGCAAGATGGGTGGCGGAGACAGCTGGTTCGCCGACGACATCAACCGCGGCCACTTCGACTACTTCTATTGGCTGCTCGCCGGACTCAGCGGAGTTGGGTTGGTCCTCTTCTTGAACTTCGCTAAGGCATATGTGTATAAGAAATAGGAGGTGGTTGATAATGAAATAAATAATGACACCATAATCtcgtaaaaataaaaatacaaccaaaGGATTAAGGATTATTTTAATCACGGAAATAGtatcaaatatttatttatatatatgataAGGACCACACTGCACAGTTAAATATTgagatggaggtcaaagtcaagatgatcaaTATCAAGATGTCAAAAGGTTCATCTATCGTGTTCTAATGGATGTCGACTACAATGGCCGGTTGGGGCAAGCAGTATCCAATCGGCAAGAGACTTGCTCGAGCGAGTTAACCGTCTATCTCGGGATAAGACGGTAAGACATCCAAACGTTTAGTGCGGAACGACAGGACGCTGAAGAGCTTGTCCGATCGGGAGGGACAAGTTACTACGCCTAGTCACCATAAGAAAGATCAACTGAGGCCTATAGAGCGGAGGAGTCTCgatcgagcggctatcccgctcggccataTAGCAGGACCATTATTatatctctcgatatccttttaggagatagtgtcgctgacacaAGTCTTGGTTAACAAGCGGATCGTACGATAGAAGTTTCTATTGTCTTGTCAGATATATGCATGCTCTCTTAAGGTATGGTGGCAGAGGCACTTTCCTAACAGGTCTTTTTGTATGACACATTGAAGAACGTGTCTATGTCTCGAGGAACATGCACGTCGCCCAACAtggctctatataaagaggggtcCAAGCATCAACGGAGGTACGTATTATTCATTGTTTGCGCTTGCGTTACTGTTGCTCCGCTTTCCTCTACAgttccgatgactgacttgaacGTTGGAGGACCAATGtcagggacctcttctctggctCGGCATTGACGTTACTTGTTTTGCAGAGCAGGACGTGGTATACATCCAGTCAACGCAATAGCCACATCTCCAGCTTTCTACCTTCCCATTTTTTAGACAAAATCATTTTGGTGTCATCTGTGGGAACGTAGTCTGCATTCGAAGTGAAaagatggaggacgttggacAATCATCATGATGATGCTGACAAAGAAGGAGCTCGATATGCTTATACAAGCCTGAGCGGCAAggatagtggagcaacaacaacaacaagcgttGGCTGAGCGTCAAGCGCATGAGCCTACAACATCAATGGCAGAGCATCAAGTAAGGATATGGAGACCAAGCGGAGCATATATCCATTCGGGGACATAACAAGAAGCCAACTGACACATATGGGGAGGCACCCAATGCGTCGATCCCCTTTCATCGAGCGATGTTCCGGACTCCTTCAGAGGAACAAGGCTGAGTGAACAAGGACCGAGGGTCTTCCTCGAATGATGCCTCCATTCGGGGCGTGCGAAAAGGGAAGGCACCAAGGGACGATGATTTGTCTGAGTGGATCAATCAACAATTCTCGCAGAGAATTTTAGATAACCCTCTACCCAAACACTACACCCCGCTGGCGATCAGAGAATACAACGAAACTACCGATCCAGACGACTACTTGACCAAGTTTGATAACGCGACCACACTTCATCAGTAGATCGATgaggtgaagtgtcgggtcttccgCACCATCCTTTCTGGATCagcacaacgttggttcaagag encodes the following:
- the LOC122043060 gene encoding protein NRT1/ PTR FAMILY 5.10-like, with the translated sequence MDDGALLLPHGSSDIVDGVFDYAGRPASRSATGRWISAAFIIWVEIGERFSYYGVSSNLISYLTGPLRESTATAAAAVNVWSGVASMLPLLGAFIADSYFGRYRTIVGASLLYMLGLSLMTLSSLHSSPCGEAATTDPADCAPAPGQVVSFYASLYLMALAQGCHKPCVQAFGADQFDDDHPAERAAKSSFFNWWYFGLIAGVLVANLLLTYIQDYVSWALGFGIPCLAMAAALLVFLLGTKTYRLYPLYTNSSTKCPGDGRRGDLKRLLPLLPIWATSLPYAVVFSQSPTLFTKQGATLDRRLGPNFELPAASLQVCSSVAIITFVVVYDRLLVPLARRLTKRPSGITMLQRIGTGMFISLLSIVVSALVEIKRLEVARESDDGVAPMSMWWLVPQYALFGVADVFTMIGLQEFFYDQVPEAYRSLGLGLYLSIFGVGSLLSGGLVSAIDKISKMGGGDSWFADDINRGHFDYFYWLLAGLSGVGLVLFLNFAKAYVYKK